From the Trichocoleus desertorum ATA4-8-CV12 genome, one window contains:
- the pcrA gene encoding DNA helicase PcrA, which yields MTATTDFLGHLNPSQRQAVEHFCGPLLVVAGAGSGKTRALTYRIANLVLTHRVDPESILAVTFTNKAAKEMKERIERLFAEQQALDEFSKPFHLLAPYEQKQLRSRVYKGITKELWIGTFHALCCRILRFDIDKYQDSNGRQWTKNFSIFDESDAQSLVKDIVQNKLNLDDKKFDPRSVRYAISNAKNEGLSPQELEQQQPNFRGRVIANVYSCYQDALAANNALDFDDLILLPVKLFQQNEQVLAYWHKRFRHILVDEYQDTNRTQYDLVRLLVTNGADSRDFKSWDYRSIFVVGDADQSIYSFRKADFKILMGFQDDFGDRLPDDDTRTMVKLEENYRSTENILQAANELIENNTERIDKVLKPTRGSGETIFCHRSDDETAEAEFVIQQIRTLERQNPELNWGCFAILYRTNAQSRAFEESLVRWGVPYKVVGGLKFYDRKEIKDVLAYLRAIANPADTLSLLRVINTPRRGVGKTTIDSLTNAAQQLGVTLWDILKDETSVKTLAGRSAKGVLNFANIIQTWQEKIETIPATEIVQGVLEDSSYIQDLQNQGTDEALERVQNVQELYNAVQQFEEDNEDKSLSGFLASASLASDLDDLKEDDARVSLMTLHSSKGLEFPVVFLVGLEQGLFPNFRSLEDPTALEEERRLCYVGITRAQERLFISHARERRLYGSREPASPSLFLAELPRELLTSNVSTAIPTRMTQGIAAAKRQGVAVASSRPDTHENDWTVGDRIVHKAFGVGQVTHIFGKGDKICLAIKFPGLGQKIIDPKVTALQRVE from the coding sequence ATGACTGCCACCACTGACTTTCTCGGCCATCTCAACCCTTCGCAAAGACAAGCCGTGGAACATTTCTGCGGGCCGCTGTTGGTGGTAGCAGGAGCAGGCTCAGGCAAGACGCGCGCCTTGACTTACCGCATTGCCAATTTGGTACTGACGCACCGAGTCGATCCAGAAAGCATCCTGGCCGTGACGTTTACCAACAAAGCCGCCAAGGAAATGAAGGAGCGGATTGAGCGCTTGTTTGCTGAGCAGCAAGCCCTAGATGAATTTAGCAAGCCCTTTCATTTGCTCGCGCCCTACGAACAAAAGCAACTGCGATCGCGTGTCTACAAAGGCATCACCAAAGAATTATGGATTGGCACCTTCCACGCCCTCTGTTGTCGCATTTTGCGATTTGACATTGATAAGTATCAAGACAGTAATGGACGTCAGTGGACAAAGAATTTTTCGATTTTTGATGAATCGGACGCGCAGAGTTTGGTCAAAGATATTGTCCAAAACAAGTTGAACTTGGATGACAAAAAGTTCGATCCGCGATCGGTGCGCTACGCCATCAGCAACGCCAAAAACGAAGGGCTATCGCCGCAAGAATTAGAGCAACAACAGCCCAACTTTAGAGGCCGCGTCATTGCCAATGTCTATAGCTGCTATCAAGATGCTCTAGCCGCCAACAACGCTCTAGACTTTGATGACTTGATTTTGCTCCCTGTAAAACTGTTTCAGCAGAATGAGCAGGTGTTGGCTTATTGGCACAAGCGGTTTCGTCACATTTTGGTAGATGAGTACCAAGACACCAACCGCACTCAGTACGACTTAGTACGCTTGCTGGTCACTAACGGTGCAGATTCCCGCGACTTTAAGAGCTGGGATTACCGCTCAATTTTTGTCGTGGGCGATGCCGACCAGTCGATCTATTCTTTCCGCAAAGCCGATTTCAAAATTTTGATGGGCTTTCAGGATGATTTTGGCGATCGCCTCCCCGATGACGACACGCGGACAATGGTGAAGCTAGAGGAGAATTACCGCTCCACCGAAAATATTCTCCAAGCTGCGAACGAACTGATTGAGAACAACACGGAGCGGATCGACAAAGTCCTGAAGCCGACTCGCGGTAGTGGCGAAACCATCTTCTGCCACCGCTCTGATGATGAAACCGCTGAAGCCGAGTTTGTGATTCAGCAAATTCGCACCCTAGAACGTCAGAACCCCGAACTTAACTGGGGTTGTTTTGCCATTCTCTACCGCACTAATGCTCAATCTCGCGCCTTTGAGGAATCCTTGGTGCGTTGGGGTGTGCCTTACAAAGTCGTGGGTGGCCTCAAGTTCTACGATCGCAAAGAAATTAAAGATGTGTTGGCCTACCTGAGAGCGATCGCCAATCCCGCAGATACCCTGAGTTTGCTGCGCGTGATCAACACCCCCCGACGGGGAGTAGGCAAAACCACAATCGATTCATTAACCAATGCGGCTCAACAACTTGGGGTCACACTCTGGGACATTTTGAAAGACGAAACTTCAGTCAAAACCCTAGCGGGGCGTTCGGCTAAAGGCGTGCTCAACTTTGCCAACATCATCCAAACCTGGCAAGAAAAAATAGAAACCATCCCCGCCACAGAGATTGTTCAAGGTGTATTAGAAGACTCTAGCTATATTCAGGACTTGCAGAACCAAGGTACAGACGAAGCTTTAGAACGAGTACAGAACGTCCAAGAACTTTACAACGCGGTGCAGCAATTTGAGGAAGACAACGAAGACAAAAGCTTGTCAGGTTTCCTCGCCAGTGCCTCTCTCGCCTCCGACCTTGATGACCTGAAAGAAGACGACGCTCGCGTTTCTCTAATGACGCTGCACTCCTCAAAGGGATTGGAGTTTCCAGTCGTGTTTCTGGTGGGCTTAGAGCAAGGCTTGTTCCCCAACTTCCGATCGCTCGAAGACCCCACGGCTCTAGAAGAAGAACGTCGGCTTTGTTACGTCGGTATTACTCGTGCCCAAGAGCGATTGTTCATTAGCCATGCCCGTGAACGTCGGCTTTATGGTTCGCGGGAACCTGCTAGTCCTTCGTTATTTCTAGCGGAGTTACCCAGAGAGTTACTCACCAGTAACGTTTCTACCGCCATCCCCACCCGGATGACCCAAGGCATTGCGGCGGCTAAACGCCAAGGTGTGGCTGTCGCGTCCTCTCGGCCCGATACTCATGAAAATGACTGGACTGTGGGCGATCGCATTGTCCACAAAGCCTTTGGGGTGGGCCAAGTTACGCATATCTTTGGTAAAGGTGACAAAATTTGTCTCGCCATTAAGTTTCCAGGCTTAGGTCAGAAAATTATTGACCCCAAGGTCACAGCATTGCAGCGGGTAGAATAA
- a CDS encoding PAS domain-containing protein: MLDPFHADDAAKTREQLIRELMELRQRLAAIQAPQNLASPDLPLPQGFWALTPHLDAVFWVSPVENFQVIYVSLAYEQIWGQTCASFYDHPWSILDPVYESDRPLLRQVLEHAENHTFDLEHRLIHADGSQRWIQHQGFAIVNASGQVVARAGIAQDITDKKHDQALQLAQRQILELMTAGAPLSEVLAVLTQKVEAQLHESIASIFQFDPTSNRLGSVVAPSLPPSYREAIRDGIPIGLGMGSCGTAAYERHPIVASDIAQDSHWVSYRDFALSHELRACLSMPILARDGRLLGTLGVFFRTSRTPSPQEWKWIELATPLAGIAIERQQAEIALIESEARLNLALDATRMGTWDWHAATDQVNWSTRCERLFGLESGSFPGAYADFEAYLHPEDRELVRQAVERAVALRQNFSYQYRIFWPDGSLHWIEAKGDLLYDASGQPVRMIGTVVEITERKQAEAALQQLNAQLELQVQERTATLQQALHFEALLKRITDKVRDSLDESQILQTAVQELGRGLGTDCDTGLYNSDQTISTIAYEYVISIPSAHGAITTIRDFPELYSQLLRGQHVQFCRTASHWPRPLEYPVLILACPIVDDQGAIGDLWLFKPTEAQFGELEIRLVQQVANQCAIAIRQARLYQTAQRQVQELRRLDTLKDDFLSTVSHELRTPVANIRMAIEMLEINLARGGAVGISADKAARYLKILRHECEREAGLINNLLDLQRLTAEAQPLYLGVIELRIWLPQIMQPFEERAQAQQQSLQLELAPDLPPVLSDAASLARILSELLNNACKYTPKQERIKVSATAIAGGIAIQVTNTGIEIPASELPRVFDKFYRVPSADPWKQGGTGLGLALVQKLVDHLGGAIAVVSEAGRTQFTLTLPHRPHLV; encoded by the coding sequence GTGCTTGACCCGTTTCACGCAGACGATGCCGCGAAGACGCGAGAGCAGCTCATTCGTGAATTGATGGAACTGCGTCAACGCTTAGCGGCAATACAAGCACCCCAGAACTTGGCATCCCCTGATCTGCCCTTGCCGCAGGGCTTTTGGGCGCTCACTCCTCACCTTGATGCAGTGTTTTGGGTCAGCCCAGTAGAAAACTTTCAAGTTATCTATGTTAGCCTTGCCTATGAGCAGATTTGGGGGCAAACTTGTGCCAGCTTCTATGACCATCCCTGGTCGATTCTTGATCCAGTCTATGAGAGCGATCGCCCCCTACTGCGTCAGGTCTTAGAGCATGCAGAAAACCACACTTTTGACTTAGAGCATCGCCTGATTCATGCTGATGGTTCCCAGCGGTGGATTCAGCATCAGGGTTTTGCGATCGTGAATGCTTCTGGACAGGTTGTGGCACGAGCAGGTATAGCTCAGGACATCACCGACAAGAAGCACGATCAAGCCTTGCAATTAGCGCAGCGGCAAATTTTAGAACTGATGACGGCGGGAGCGCCGCTCTCAGAGGTGTTAGCAGTTCTGACCCAAAAGGTAGAAGCGCAGTTGCACGAGTCGATTGCTTCTATCTTTCAGTTCGACCCCACCAGCAACCGACTAGGTTCAGTCGTAGCCCCTAGTTTGCCGCCTAGCTACCGCGAAGCCATTCGGGATGGTATTCCAATTGGTTTAGGAATGGGCAGTTGTGGCACCGCAGCCTACGAGCGGCACCCGATCGTTGCGTCAGATATTGCTCAAGATTCCCATTGGGTTTCTTACCGCGATTTTGCCCTCTCTCATGAACTCAGGGCTTGTCTTTCTATGCCCATCTTGGCTAGAGACGGCAGATTGCTAGGAACACTTGGAGTATTTTTTCGCACCTCCCGCACCCCCAGTCCCCAAGAATGGAAGTGGATAGAACTAGCGACACCACTTGCAGGCATTGCGATAGAACGGCAGCAAGCGGAAATCGCTCTCATCGAAAGTGAAGCTCGGCTCAATTTAGCCCTAGATGCGACTCGAATGGGCACCTGGGATTGGCATGCAGCGACTGATCAGGTGAATTGGTCTACCAGATGTGAGCGCTTGTTTGGTCTAGAATCAGGTAGCTTTCCTGGTGCCTACGCTGACTTTGAAGCTTATTTGCATCCTGAGGATCGCGAACTGGTCCGCCAAGCAGTCGAGCGAGCGGTGGCTTTGCGCCAGAATTTTTCTTACCAATACCGCATCTTCTGGCCAGATGGCAGCTTGCATTGGATCGAGGCAAAAGGAGACTTATTGTATGACGCTTCGGGTCAACCAGTCCGCATGATTGGCACTGTGGTAGAAATCACAGAACGAAAGCAGGCGGAAGCGGCCCTACAGCAACTTAATGCTCAACTAGAACTGCAAGTCCAAGAACGCACGGCCACCTTGCAACAAGCTTTGCACTTTGAGGCACTACTCAAGCGAATTACCGATAAAGTCCGCGATAGTTTGGATGAAAGCCAAATTTTGCAGACTGCCGTGCAAGAGCTGGGTCGCGGCTTGGGGACAGATTGTGATACTGGTTTATATAACTCCGACCAGACAATTTCTACGATCGCCTATGAATATGTGATTTCGATTCCCTCAGCTCATGGAGCGATCACAACAATTAGGGATTTTCCAGAACTCTATTCACAACTACTTCGAGGCCAGCATGTCCAGTTTTGCCGCACGGCTTCTCATTGGCCCCGCCCGCTAGAGTATCCTGTGCTGATTCTGGCTTGCCCCATTGTGGATGACCAAGGAGCGATTGGCGATCTATGGTTATTTAAGCCCACCGAGGCACAGTTTGGTGAGCTGGAAATTCGCTTAGTGCAGCAGGTGGCGAATCAGTGTGCGATCGCGATTCGGCAAGCTCGGTTATACCAAACAGCTCAACGCCAAGTTCAAGAGCTGAGAAGATTGGATACGCTCAAAGACGACTTCCTCAGCACAGTTTCTCACGAACTCCGCACCCCTGTCGCTAACATCAGAATGGCGATCGAAATGCTAGAAATTAACCTCGCTCGGGGCGGGGCTGTGGGTATCAGCGCTGATAAAGCAGCTCGATATCTCAAAATTTTGCGGCATGAGTGCGAAAGGGAAGCAGGACTGATTAACAACTTACTAGATTTGCAGCGCCTAACCGCAGAGGCACAGCCTCTCTATCTAGGTGTCATTGAGCTACGGATCTGGCTACCTCAAATCATGCAACCCTTTGAGGAGCGAGCCCAAGCGCAGCAGCAAAGTTTACAGTTAGAGCTGGCTCCTGATTTACCTCCTGTCTTGTCAGATGCTGCTAGTTTGGCGCGAATTTTGTCAGAGTTGCTCAACAACGCTTGCAAGTACACACCTAAGCAAGAGCGAATTAAGGTGAGTGCTACGGCGATCGCTGGAGGAATTGCGATCCAAGTGACCAATACAGGGATCGAAATTCCTGCCAGTGAGTTGCCACGAGTGTTTGACAAATTTTATCGAGTGCCCAGCGCCGATCCTTGGAAACAAGGCGGTACAGGACTAGGGCTAGCTTTGGTGCAAAAATTGGTAGACCATCTAGGCGGCGCGATCGCAGTTGTGAGTGAGGCGGGCCGAACCCAATTTACACTCACCCTTCCTCATCGCCCCCATCTGGTGTAA
- the folK gene encoding 2-amino-4-hydroxy-6-hydroxymethyldihydropteridine diphosphokinase: MPQPIPLNRSPEESLHSAAIALGSNLGDSQQTLESALVALDQTPEITWQARSHWYVTAPVGPPQPDFLNGCALLVTTLTPQALLATLLEIEQQFGRVRQERWGPRSLDLDLLFFDDVILDTADLTLPHPRMTERAFVLVPLAEIAPDWVEPVSGKAIADLVQTVDCSGVCRL; the protein is encoded by the coding sequence ATGCCACAACCAATCCCTCTTAATCGCTCTCCTGAGGAATCACTTCATTCTGCCGCGATCGCTTTAGGCAGCAATTTAGGAGACTCGCAACAAACTTTAGAGTCGGCATTGGTGGCGCTAGACCAGACACCTGAAATTACTTGGCAAGCGCGATCGCACTGGTACGTCACTGCTCCGGTTGGCCCACCACAACCAGATTTTTTAAATGGCTGTGCCTTGCTCGTTACCACGCTGACACCGCAAGCTTTACTGGCAACTTTATTAGAGATAGAACAGCAGTTTGGCCGAGTCAGGCAGGAACGGTGGGGGCCGCGATCGCTCGATCTCGACTTGTTGTTCTTTGATGATGTAATTTTGGATACCGCTGACCTCACACTGCCCCACCCTCGCATGACTGAACGAGCGTTTGTGTTGGTGCCTCTGGCCGAAATTGCTCCAGATTGGGTGGAGCCAGTTTCTGGGAAAGCGATCGCAGACTTGGTTCAGACGGTAGACTGTTCTGGAGTGTGCCGATTGTGA
- a CDS encoding NUDIX hydrolase, whose translation MGFGSEPPQLLKQRLFYRGRKFNFEVNTLRLPNRAVGDWECVRHPGGALAVPVTPDGKLILLRQYRFALKGRILEFPAGTIEPDEDPAETIRREIEEETGYRARSWRKLGQFSLAPGYSDEIIYAFLAQDLEKLETPPAQDVDEDIELVLMTPEELEQAILAGQPVDAKSISSFFLARPFLT comes from the coding sequence ATGGGTTTTGGTTCCGAACCCCCACAACTATTAAAGCAACGCCTCTTTTACCGAGGCCGCAAGTTTAATTTCGAAGTCAACACCTTGCGTCTACCCAACCGGGCGGTGGGAGATTGGGAATGTGTGCGGCATCCCGGTGGAGCGCTGGCTGTCCCTGTCACCCCGGATGGCAAACTCATTTTGTTGCGGCAATATCGCTTTGCTTTAAAGGGTCGGATTCTAGAGTTTCCGGCGGGCACCATTGAGCCTGACGAAGATCCAGCAGAAACCATTCGGCGAGAAATCGAAGAAGAAACTGGTTATCGCGCCCGTAGTTGGCGGAAGCTAGGACAATTTTCTCTAGCTCCGGGCTACTCAGATGAGATTATTTACGCTTTTTTGGCTCAAGATTTAGAAAAGTTAGAAACGCCACCTGCCCAAGATGTCGATGAAGATATTGAACTGGTCTTGATGACTCCTGAGGAGCTGGAGCAAGCCATCTTAGCGGGACAGCCTGTAGATGCGAAGTCGATTTCCAGCTTCTTTTTGGCTCGCCCATTTCTAACCTAA
- a CDS encoding deoxyribodipyrimidine photo-lyase, whose product MSDLILFWHRRDLRITDNIGLAQARQQSPKVVGVFCLDPNILQRHDVAPARVTYMIGSLQALQQSYAQAGSELLIVQADPRVGIPALATALNAQAVFWNWDVEPYARQRDRAVLEALHEKEIKAVNFWDQLLHAPEEIRSGSGKPYTVYTPYWRNWNSRLKAEPAATLQGVMGLTSAEQAIAQQAGAIALPTAKDLGFVWENELVLLPGEKAAQERLDGFCDRALSGYAEQRNFPAEDGTSQLSAALKFGVLGVRHVWAATAGVMEQARSDEARDGVQTWRQELAWREFYQHVLYFFPEVADGPYRQPLKDFPWQNNDDYLQAWCEGRTGYPMVDAAMRQMNETGWMHNRCRMIVANFLVKDLIINWQEGEKYFMQKLFDGDLSANNGGWQWSASSGMDPKPLRIFNPASQAKKFDPDAAYIRHWLPELRSIDTEDLLSGKILPLERDRCGYPTPIVDHNQQQKLFKQLYQQQRAGAVV is encoded by the coding sequence ATGTCTGATCTAATTTTGTTTTGGCACCGTCGTGATCTGCGAATCACGGACAATATTGGCTTGGCTCAAGCGCGTCAGCAAAGCCCCAAAGTGGTGGGTGTGTTTTGCCTTGACCCTAATATTTTGCAGCGCCATGATGTGGCTCCTGCCAGAGTCACGTATATGATCGGCAGCTTGCAAGCACTGCAACAGAGCTATGCCCAAGCGGGAAGTGAGTTACTGATTGTACAAGCTGATCCTCGTGTGGGCATTCCTGCCTTAGCAACGGCCCTCAATGCCCAGGCAGTGTTTTGGAATTGGGACGTGGAGCCTTACGCCCGCCAACGCGATCGCGCAGTTCTAGAAGCGCTGCACGAAAAAGAGATTAAAGCAGTTAACTTCTGGGATCAACTGCTACATGCGCCGGAAGAGATTCGTTCTGGTTCAGGCAAGCCTTACACGGTCTACACACCTTATTGGAGAAACTGGAATAGTCGCCTCAAAGCCGAACCCGCAGCCACTCTGCAAGGCGTAATGGGTTTAACGTCAGCCGAACAAGCAATAGCGCAACAAGCAGGCGCGATCGCTCTACCTACGGCTAAAGATCTAGGCTTTGTTTGGGAAAACGAACTGGTTTTGTTGCCAGGTGAAAAAGCGGCCCAAGAGCGACTAGACGGATTTTGCGATCGCGCTTTGTCTGGCTATGCTGAGCAGCGCAACTTCCCGGCAGAAGATGGCACCTCTCAACTTAGCGCTGCGTTGAAGTTTGGCGTGCTGGGGGTGCGTCATGTTTGGGCAGCAACGGCAGGAGTGATGGAGCAAGCCCGTAGCGATGAAGCTAGAGATGGGGTACAAACTTGGCGGCAAGAACTAGCATGGCGCGAGTTTTATCAGCATGTCTTGTACTTTTTTCCAGAAGTAGCAGATGGCCCTTACCGTCAACCACTCAAAGATTTTCCTTGGCAAAATAACGACGACTACTTGCAAGCTTGGTGCGAAGGCAGAACAGGCTACCCAATGGTGGATGCAGCCATGCGCCAAATGAACGAAACAGGCTGGATGCACAATCGTTGCCGCATGATTGTGGCTAACTTCTTAGTCAAAGACTTGATCATCAATTGGCAAGAAGGAGAAAAGTACTTCATGCAGAAGCTGTTTGATGGCGACCTTTCCGCTAATAACGGTGGTTGGCAATGGAGCGCCTCTAGTGGCATGGACCCCAAACCGCTCCGAATTTTTAACCCTGCTAGCCAAGCCAAGAAATTTGACCCAGATGCTGCCTACATCCGTCATTGGCTACCAGAACTGAGAAGTATTGATACAGAAGATTTGCTCAGCGGTAAAATTTTGCCACTAGAGCGCGATCGCTGTGGTTATCCTACCCCGATTGTGGATCATAACCAGCAGCAAAAATTATTCAAGCAGCTCTACCAACAACAGCGAGCGGGAGCTGTCGTTTAG
- the uvsE gene encoding UV DNA damage repair endonuclease UvsE: MSPQPTTVPLPELGLVCITSSNQVRYRAMTRKRLLQLELPEQERSLRELYADNLRRFNLALDFCVEQGIRLYRLTSALFPFADEPIGEAILLEFQEALRETGDRAQALGIRVVLHPDQFVVLSSDKPDVIENSIKILRTQARTFDLLGLPRSPWAMMEIHGGKGDRAERLVQVIRNLPDGIRCRLALENDEYAYSAEEILAVCRAAEVPMVFDAHHHVIHEKLESYEHPSVAEMVLAARTTWPKPEWQLVHISNGCDAFADPHHSDFITVMPSAYREVPWIEVEAKLKEQAIAKLREEWLVPAPVGSPSR, from the coding sequence ATGAGCCCACAGCCAACTACAGTCCCCTTGCCTGAATTGGGATTGGTCTGCATTACCTCGTCCAATCAGGTGCGCTATCGGGCCATGACTCGGAAGCGGTTGTTGCAGCTAGAGTTACCAGAGCAAGAGCGATCGCTGCGAGAACTCTATGCAGATAATCTACGCCGCTTTAATTTGGCGTTAGACTTCTGTGTGGAGCAAGGGATTCGGCTCTATCGGCTCACCTCAGCTCTGTTTCCCTTTGCGGATGAGCCGATTGGTGAAGCTATCTTGCTGGAGTTTCAGGAGGCGCTGCGGGAGACGGGCGATCGCGCTCAAGCCCTAGGAATTCGGGTGGTGCTCCATCCTGATCAGTTTGTGGTACTCAGTTCCGACAAGCCAGATGTGATCGAAAACAGTATTAAAATTCTCCGCACTCAAGCCCGAACTTTCGATTTGCTGGGTTTGCCGCGATCGCCTTGGGCAATGATGGAAATTCATGGCGGCAAAGGCGATCGGGCAGAGCGGTTGGTGCAAGTGATCCGCAATCTACCCGATGGAATTCGTTGCCGCTTGGCGCTAGAAAACGACGAGTACGCTTACAGTGCTGAGGAAATTTTAGCGGTCTGTCGGGCGGCTGAAGTGCCAATGGTGTTTGACGCTCACCATCATGTGATCCACGAAAAATTAGAGAGCTACGAGCATCCCAGCGTTGCGGAGATGGTACTGGCAGCCCGTACCACATGGCCTAAGCCCGAATGGCAACTCGTGCATATTTCCAATGGTTGTGATGCTTTTGCCGATCCTCACCACAGCGACTTCATCACCGTCATGCCTAGTGCTTACCGTGAGGTGCCTTGGATTGAGGTGGAAGCCAAACTAAAAGAGCAAGCGATCGCCAAGCTCCGCGAGGAATGGTTGGTTCCTGCACCCGTAGGGAGTCCATCTCGATAA
- a CDS encoding class I SAM-dependent methyltransferase, whose protein sequence is MNLFSWNQKSWNKKQLFDHWAPSYDWLFPSVFYQAIHQRLLEYVQLGDRAEVLDLGCGTGRLLHRLTKQFPTVQGTGLDLSPEMLRQAQLRQAHHPQLTYVQGNAEQLPFAEAQFNAVFNTLSFLHYPQPEQVLAEVSRVLKPAGCFYLVDLTWQPWSDAQILLISPGDIRLYSRQAREHLGQQAGLICQGHHYLLGPVMLTHFTKPKDA, encoded by the coding sequence ATGAATCTTTTTTCCTGGAACCAAAAATCTTGGAATAAAAAGCAACTGTTCGATCACTGGGCTCCCAGTTATGACTGGCTCTTTCCCTCGGTGTTTTACCAAGCCATTCATCAGCGATTGTTGGAATATGTCCAGCTAGGCGATCGCGCTGAAGTCTTAGATTTAGGCTGTGGCACTGGGCGCTTACTGCATCGTTTAACCAAGCAGTTTCCCACCGTGCAAGGCACAGGACTAGATCTGTCGCCAGAAATGCTACGGCAAGCTCAACTGCGACAAGCTCACCACCCTCAGCTCACCTATGTTCAGGGTAATGCCGAACAATTACCTTTCGCTGAGGCACAGTTCAATGCTGTGTTTAATACGCTTAGCTTTTTACACTATCCGCAGCCAGAGCAAGTTTTAGCAGAAGTGAGCCGCGTCTTAAAGCCAGCAGGTTGCTTCTACCTGGTTGATTTGACTTGGCAGCCTTGGTCAGACGCCCAGATTCTCCTGATCTCACCGGGTGACATTCGGCTTTACAGCCGGCAAGCCCGTGAGCACTTGGGACAACAGGCAGGACTAATTTGCCAAGGTCATCACTATTTGCTCGGTCCTGTAATGCTGACGCACTTTACTAAACCCAAAGATGCCTGA
- a CDS encoding FGGY-family carbohydrate kinase: MNLYLGLDFGTSGARAIAIDAEGTVQAQVTYDYVATASKDWITSWQTALFALIEKIPLDLRQAIRAIAIDGTSSTVLVCNSAGRPIGEPILYNDGRGAAVLEMVQAIAPANHSVISATSSLAKLLWWTQQPQFTQVRYFLHQADWLGFLLHGKLGISDYHNSLKLGYDAEQLCYPAWLESLPMSPLLPQVVAPGTPIGPIKAAIATQFKLRSDCVVCAGTTDSIAAFLASGAEIPGEAVTSLGSTLVLKLLSKTRVDDAQFGIYSHRLGDWWLVGGASNAGGVVLQKFFSAEELETLSTKISADQESTLHYYPLQQPGERFPINDPALAPQLDPRPENPVEFLHGLLEGMARIEAQGYDLLQKLGASPLKQVYTAGGGAANSAWTQIRSRQLGMPVLRSTQTEAAYGTALLAMRGVNQPL, from the coding sequence ATGAACCTATACCTTGGTCTAGATTTCGGTACCTCAGGAGCACGGGCGATCGCCATTGATGCGGAGGGTACTGTTCAAGCGCAAGTCACTTATGACTATGTGGCAACAGCTTCCAAGGATTGGATCACAAGTTGGCAAACGGCTTTATTTGCCTTAATTGAAAAGATTCCCTTAGACCTACGGCAGGCGATTCGAGCGATCGCGATCGATGGCACCTCTTCCACCGTATTAGTTTGCAATAGCGCCGGACGGCCCATTGGTGAACCTATCCTCTATAACGATGGGCGTGGAGCGGCAGTTCTAGAAATGGTGCAGGCGATCGCTCCTGCCAATCACAGCGTCATCAGTGCTACTTCTAGTCTCGCCAAGCTGTTATGGTGGACTCAGCAACCGCAGTTTACTCAGGTGCGCTATTTTCTGCACCAAGCGGATTGGCTGGGGTTTCTCCTCCACGGCAAACTCGGTATCAGTGACTATCACAACAGCCTGAAGCTCGGTTACGATGCAGAGCAACTATGCTACCCAGCTTGGCTAGAGAGCTTGCCCATGTCACCTCTGCTGCCCCAGGTCGTGGCTCCTGGTACTCCGATTGGCCCCATCAAAGCGGCGATCGCGACTCAGTTTAAGCTGCGATCGGATTGTGTAGTCTGTGCTGGCACTACCGACAGCATTGCCGCTTTTCTCGCCAGCGGAGCCGAAATTCCAGGGGAAGCAGTTACCTCCCTCGGCTCCACGTTAGTCCTCAAGCTTCTCAGCAAAACGCGGGTAGATGACGCCCAGTTTGGGATTTACAGCCATCGTTTAGGCGATTGGTGGTTGGTCGGTGGTGCGTCTAATGCAGGGGGTGTGGTTCTGCAAAAATTCTTTAGTGCTGAAGAACTAGAAACCCTCAGTACAAAAATTTCAGCAGATCAAGAAAGCACGTTACACTACTATCCTTTACAGCAACCTGGAGAACGCTTCCCGATTAACGATCCAGCTCTAGCACCCCAACTAGATCCACGCCCCGAAAATCCTGTGGAATTTCTCCACGGCCTGTTGGAAGGCATGGCCCGAATTGAAGCTCAAGGCTATGACCTCTTGCAGAAGCTAGGTGCTAGCCCCCTCAAGCAGGTTTATACAGCCGGAGGTGGGGCAGCAAATTCAGCTTGGACTCAGATTCGATCGCGCCAATTGGGAATGCCAGTCCTGCGTTCTACTCAAACTGAAGCGGCTTACGGTACTGCTCTTTTAGCCATGCGAGGAGTTAATCAGCCTTTGTAA